The following coding sequences lie in one Candidatus Eremiobacterota bacterium genomic window:
- a CDS encoding manganese efflux pump — translation MGAAILKVVVVALALALDVFAVSVGVGVRGVPSSQKLRIGITFAFAEIVMNLIGAGLGAVAGHLVGDYAGYIGFAALIGLGIYMMRESSTDLSSSQRLDLSSGRGLTIAAFAISLDSLGIGFSILYIGVPIAVSLTVIFATSIAFTTLGLTLGRWLGRYAARNAAFIGGLVLALTGVAFAVLKALRIG, via the coding sequence GTGGGTGCGGCAATCCTAAAAGTCGTCGTTGTCGCGCTAGCGCTCGCACTCGACGTCTTCGCCGTGAGCGTCGGCGTCGGCGTTCGGGGCGTTCCTTCCAGTCAAAAACTCCGCATCGGGATCACCTTTGCCTTTGCGGAGATCGTGATGAACCTCATCGGGGCGGGGCTTGGCGCCGTTGCCGGACATCTGGTGGGAGATTACGCGGGCTATATCGGATTTGCCGCGCTCATTGGTCTAGGAATCTATATGATGCGCGAAAGCAGCACGGATCTCTCCAGTTCGCAGCGGCTCGACCTTTCGAGCGGCCGCGGATTAACGATCGCGGCCTTCGCCATCAGCCTCGACTCGCTTGGCATTGGCTTCAGCATCCTCTATATCGGCGTTCCGATAGCCGTTTCGTTGACGGTCATTTTTGCCACATCCATCGCGTTCACCACCCTGGGGCTGACGCTTGGACGCTGGTTGGGACGCTATGCCGCGCGCAATGCGGCGTTCATCGGCGGTCTCGTATTGGCCCTGACCGGCGTTGCATTTGCCGTCCTCAAGGCGCTGCGCATCGGGTAG